One window from the genome of Echinicola vietnamensis DSM 17526 encodes:
- a CDS encoding ATP-dependent DNA helicase codes for MNKDKQDIPNPSALIRQNFPYEPTHGQGSFFRLMNTFLDEDFDRKPTFVLRGYAGTGKTSVIAAVVKSLPKLNFRSLLLAPTGRAAKVMAAYSGRMGFTIHKIIYRPKDQEGMAGSGFDLQKNYYKNTVFIVDEASMLSDDALGGSNLLRDLLQYVFQHPSNRLILIGDTAQLPPVGSENSPALDGNYLVHHYGLDVLEAELTEVMRQQLDSGILYNATELRKEVVKEAPVISFRIKGFPDFYKMTSERLEDGLRYAYDKYGVENTIIITRSNKTAVQYNQYIRRTIHFYEEEISAGDMLMIVRNNYTYMAESDKVSFLANGDFVEVVKIRSFEEMYGLRFATLELRLIDYPEEPFFEAKVILDTLYTSSTSLSTEDAKELYRQVTEDYAGVENKKERREYIKKDPYLNALQVKFAYALTCHKSQGGQWSAVFVDQGYVSEDQLDTAYIRWLYTALTRATAEVFLVNFHANFFVG; via the coding sequence ATGAATAAAGATAAGCAAGATATCCCGAATCCGTCGGCCTTGATACGGCAAAATTTTCCTTATGAGCCTACCCATGGGCAAGGGAGCTTTTTTCGTTTGATGAATACGTTTTTGGATGAGGATTTTGATCGTAAGCCTACCTTTGTGCTGCGGGGATATGCCGGGACAGGGAAGACCTCGGTGATCGCGGCGGTGGTAAAGTCTTTGCCAAAATTGAATTTTCGCTCGCTGCTTTTGGCTCCCACCGGAAGAGCCGCCAAGGTGATGGCCGCTTATTCGGGGAGGATGGGGTTTACCATTCATAAAATCATTTACCGGCCCAAGGATCAGGAGGGAATGGCCGGGTCGGGGTTTGACTTGCAGAAAAACTATTACAAAAACACCGTCTTTATCGTCGATGAAGCTTCCATGCTCTCCGATGATGCCCTTGGAGGGAGTAATCTGCTTCGGGATTTGTTGCAGTATGTCTTCCAGCACCCTTCCAATAGACTAATCCTGATCGGCGATACGGCCCAGTTGCCACCCGTAGGCAGCGAGAACAGTCCTGCGCTGGATGGAAATTACCTTGTGCATCATTACGGCTTGGATGTTTTGGAAGCCGAACTTACTGAGGTGATGCGGCAGCAATTGGACTCTGGTATTTTATACAATGCCACCGAGCTGCGAAAAGAGGTGGTCAAGGAAGCACCTGTCATTTCTTTTAGGATAAAAGGATTTCCAGATTTTTATAAGATGACCAGCGAAAGGTTAGAAGATGGCTTGCGGTATGCTTATGATAAATATGGCGTGGAAAATACCATTATTATTACCCGATCCAATAAGACTGCTGTCCAGTATAATCAATATATCAGAAGGACGATTCATTTTTATGAAGAGGAAATTTCAGCAGGAGACATGTTGATGATTGTGCGGAACAATTATACCTATATGGCCGAATCGGATAAGGTGAGCTTTTTGGCCAATGGAGATTTTGTAGAGGTTGTTAAGATCCGGTCTTTCGAGGAGATGTACGGCTTGCGTTTTGCGACACTGGAGCTCAGGCTTATTGATTACCCTGAAGAGCCCTTCTTTGAAGCGAAGGTAATACTGGATACCTTGTACACTTCCTCCACTTCCTTGAGTACTGAGGATGCCAAGGAGCTCTACCGTCAAGTGACCGAGGACTACGCAGGGGTGGAGAACAAAAAGGAGCGTCGAGAGTACATCAAAAAAGATCCATACCTCAACGCCCTGCAAGTGAAATTTGCTTATGCACTTACCTGCCATAAGAGCCAAGGCGGCCAGTGGAGTGCGGTGTTCGTCGATCAGGGGTATGTATCCGAAGACCAATTGGATACTGCTTATATCCGGTGGCTATACACGGCGTTGACCAGGGCCACGGCGGAGGTCTTTTTGGTGAATTTTCATGCCAACTTTTTTGTAGGATAA
- a CDS encoding DUF3822 family protein: protein MAKTVTNTHTEFHCDKLDVANTSSLSLLFYPQRLIVLAKNQNGLVIGVNDYPFVEDKELEMILEKDLFVSQMRSQCETTLYVFSPDFCLVPSVLFDASEVQHYLNFSVETTGKDAFYSHLNDSQLVIVGGIDSTLLAIFGNHIKNLTLRHGSSLAIAYLLGEKADMLNQELAVVIEDHEMYVAGFINKELKFFNRFEVRNNQDFLKYSFSVLHQLAFDRMHCKITLYGNLDEINVQEQVLRKYFKNIEITTPKPSQNYLPGAESFRETKKLEAFWAS from the coding sequence TTGGCAAAGACTGTAACAAATACCCATACAGAATTTCACTGCGATAAGCTTGATGTGGCCAATACATCAAGCTTATCGCTTTTATTTTATCCGCAAAGGCTCATCGTACTTGCCAAAAACCAAAATGGTTTGGTCATCGGCGTGAATGACTATCCTTTTGTGGAAGATAAAGAACTGGAGATGATCTTGGAAAAGGACTTGTTCGTTTCCCAGATGCGCAGCCAATGCGAAACCACACTCTATGTATTCTCGCCTGATTTCTGTTTGGTTCCCAGTGTGCTCTTCGACGCCAGTGAAGTCCAGCATTACCTCAACTTCAGTGTCGAAACGACTGGAAAAGACGCTTTTTATTCTCACCTGAATGACAGCCAGCTCGTTATTGTTGGCGGGATTGACTCCACCCTCTTGGCTATTTTTGGCAATCATATCAAAAACCTCACCTTAAGGCACGGGAGTAGCCTTGCCATCGCTTATTTATTGGGTGAAAAAGCTGACATGCTCAACCAGGAACTGGCCGTGGTCATAGAAGACCATGAGATGTACGTTGCAGGTTTTATCAACAAAGAGCTTAAATTCTTCAACCGATTTGAAGTACGAAACAACCAAGACTTTCTGAAATACAGTTTCAGCGTGCTTCACCAATTGGCATTTGATAGGATGCATTGTAAAATCACCCTTTACGGCAACTTGGACGAAATCAACGTACAAGAACAAGTGCTTCGAAAGTATTTCAAAAACATCGAAATAACCACTCCCAAACCCAGTCAAAATTATCTCCCCGGAGCAGAGAGCTTTAGGGAAACCAAAAAACTGGAAGCCTTTTGGGCAAGCTAA
- a CDS encoding DUF1573 domain-containing protein, with amino-acid sequence MKKLILIFAMAFTAFAVQAQNETEKATTEKEEVKGPVITFDETEKDFGEITQGTKVEHTFKFTNTGTEVLRISNVAATCGCTVPKWPKEPVAPGKTGEIKVSFNSAGKMGKQRSVVRIYSNASEPIEKVTLISNVTKSGK; translated from the coding sequence ATGAAAAAGTTAATTCTAATTTTTGCCATGGCATTTACGGCTTTTGCTGTTCAGGCCCAGAATGAAACCGAAAAGGCTACTACCGAGAAGGAAGAGGTGAAAGGACCCGTGATTACCTTCGATGAGACGGAAAAGGATTTTGGTGAAATTACACAAGGCACCAAAGTGGAGCATACCTTTAAATTCACGAACACCGGAACGGAAGTGTTAAGAATTTCAAATGTGGCCGCTACCTGTGGGTGTACCGTGCCGAAATGGCCAAAAGAACCGGTAGCACCGGGCAAAACTGGTGAAATCAAGGTGAGTTTCAACTCTGCCGGTAAAATGGGTAAGCAGCGTAGCGTGGTAAGGATTTACTCCAATGCTTCTGAGCCAATCGAAAAAGTAACGTTGATTTCCAATGTGACCAAGTCAGGAAAATAG
- a CDS encoding NUDIX domain-containing protein, translated as MENLEKEINEKFGGRLRTRVNGVLIIADKILMVKHLMGNGKCFWNVPGGGMDYQSTAPENLKREFLEETGITIQIGPLLTVTEFLKPPLHAVELFFEVSKESGTLTKGTDPELPNHSQLIEDVRFMSLEEIHKIPNDEKHHLFWKIKSLNDIRIWKGYFNFENKCIK; from the coding sequence ATGGAGAATTTAGAAAAAGAAATCAACGAGAAATTTGGTGGTAGATTACGCACGAGGGTAAATGGCGTGCTCATCATAGCGGATAAAATCCTGATGGTAAAACACCTGATGGGCAATGGGAAATGTTTCTGGAATGTCCCCGGAGGAGGGATGGACTACCAATCTACCGCCCCGGAAAACCTGAAAAGGGAATTTCTTGAGGAAACGGGAATCACTATCCAAATAGGTCCTCTATTGACCGTAACCGAATTCCTAAAACCGCCACTTCATGCGGTGGAGCTTTTTTTTGAAGTTTCTAAGGAATCAGGCACCTTGACCAAGGGAACGGATCCCGAGCTCCCAAATCACTCGCAACTTATTGAAGATGTGCGGTTCATGAGTTTGGAAGAAATCCACAAAATTCCCAATGACGAAAAACATCATCTTTTTTGGAAGATAAAATCGCTGAATGACATAAGAATATGGAAAGGATATTTTAATTTTGAAAATAAATGCATAAAATAG